The following coding sequences are from one Pongo abelii isolate AG06213 chromosome 3, NHGRI_mPonAbe1-v2.0_pri, whole genome shotgun sequence window:
- the LOC100936745 gene encoding zinc finger protein 415-like translates to MRVLVVEKLREEKTSRTVSNRPQARRSSINATTITLRLEYNGTISAHHNLRLLGSSDTPASASRVAGITGSKSLLRPLKHSAIPNEANRGPA, encoded by the exons ATGCGGGTGCTGGTGGTGGAGAAGCTCCGGGAAGAGAAAACTAGCAGGACGGTATCGAACCGCCCGCAGGCCCGTCGCAGCTCCATTAATGCAACTACCATTACACTAAG gctggagtacaatggcaccatctcagctcaccacaacctccgcctcctgggttcaagtgatactcctgcctcagcctcccgagtagctgggattacag GTTCCAAGTCTCTTCTTCGGCCTCTCAAACATAGTGCCATCCCTAATGAAGCCAACAGGGGTCCAGCATGA